TTTACAGGAATTCCTATATGGGACGAAATGTTAAATTCTTCATCCTGAATAATATAAACCATCAAAGAATCGTTGATGAAATTTTTTCCTATTTTTCCGGTATTTAAATCAGATTTATATCCCTCAATACTTTTATTACCACCAAGTCCGGAAAATTTCATTTTTTCCATGGTACCTAGCTTTATTTCTTTGTTTTCGAGGCTGAAAATTGTGTTTTCTGTTACACCGGTATCCAGCATAAAGGTAAGGTCGGCTCCATTAATATTAATAGGAATGAAGATTAAATTATTAATGAGTTTAAAAGGAATGACGACTTTATTTTCATCTTTAATCTCAAAATTATTTTGAGCATTAATGAAAATGCTATACAATAAAATCAATATTAAAAATCGTATTTTCATTCATTGAATTTAGTGAAATATATGATATTATACAAAAAAAACATTCTTTTATAAGAATGTTTAGTATTTTGAAAATTGAAAATGATTTTTAAATATTATTTTGAGAAAAATTCCATCAAGTCGATGTAGTTTTTTTGATTAACCCCATGACCGCTCATATATTCTCTGAATGTAAAATAGCAGCTCAAATCATACAGCAAATCTGCAGCTTTTCTTCCCCATTCCATTGGGATAATTGCATCGTCGCTTCCGTGAGATACAAAAAAGCGGAGATTTTCCAGTTTCTTTTTATCTTTCACAATATCCGTCAATAATTTCTCTTCAGGATAAGCACTTAGACAAGCAACATAATTAAAAAGCTCAGGGTATTTTAAAGCTAAACTGTAGCACAAAATTCCCCCTTGGCTGAAGCCACAAAGATGAGTTTTATTTTTTGTAAGACCATATTTGTTGGTAATCGCCATGATGTTTGCTAAAATACTTTCTAATACTTCTTTAGCTTGGTCGATATCTATAAATTGTTCAGGATTATTAAAATCAATATCAAACCAAGAATATCCTTCAAATTGAGTGGCTTTTGGAGCTCTGAAACTCACAATAATCCAGTCTGCAGGAAGGCTTTCTCTGAAACTGAAAAGGTCTTGTTCATTGCTGCCATAGCCGTGAAGCATAAAAAGAATGGGAGTGATGGGACTAATATGTTCGGGTTCTCTTACGATGTAATCTAAATTCATAAAGCAAAGATAATAATATTGAGTTATTTTAAAATGATAATTTTTGAAGCTGATAATGAGTTTGAAATAATAATAAGGTACCAAAAAATCTGTTCCTAATGCGGTTCTCGTCTTTTATTGATTTGATAGTATTTAGAAATCTTTATTGGAAAATTTTCATAAAAGTTATTTTTATATTGATAAAAAACCTATATTTGAAACATTAAAAAATCTATTTGGAGAAATGAAGCAATTTTACAAATCAAAAAATTTACTTAGACTTTCATTTTTAGCAGCGATATTATTTTCGACAGCTACTGTTTCTAATTCTTGTAAAGACGATGACGAAGACGAGTTTCAAGACCACTTGGTACAGTTTGAGGCAAAAATAGTTAATGGCGGTACAGGTGCTAATCCTCCTCTAAGTACTTTCAAGACAATCATCAGCCAGGTAGGAATAAAGCAGGAACAATTATTTGACTCTCCTGGATTGGTTTGGACGAGCGGTGAGTTTTTTGTAAACTCTAGCCAGTCACAATTAAATCTAGCGGCAAATGCAAACCTTTTAAATACTGATTCTAAACTGATTGTTTCAATCTACATCGATGGAGAAGTTGCAAAAACAGATACTATTCAAGGTAGCGGGACTAAAAACGTTGCAGTAGCACATAGTTTCCTAGAATTATAATTAATATCAATTTATAATACAAAAAAGCACCTCTATACTGCAGAGGTGCTTTTTTTTGTGTTTTAGAATTTAATGTTTTATAAAAATATTAAATTCATTTCTGATAAGAGTTAGCAATTCTTTAAGTGAAAGTAATTCATCAACATTGGGATATATTTCTAAATAAGATTCAGGACTAAAATAGGTAAACTCATTTTCTACTTTACCATTTTTAATTTTCACATAAAAAGATGCCCCATCTACAATAGCAATTTTAGAATAAGATGAAAGCAATTCTCCGTCTTCAATCTGATATTCTTTTTTGACTGTTTTTAGTTTGTATTGAAACGCTTCCCATTGAGGAAGATGAATAACTTGAGTGTCGAGAATTTGCAACCAAATCATTTCCAGATTTTTCAAAGAATTTAATGTAGACTTCCTTGTCCTGATTGTTATTTCATCTTTATTATTTTTTGAAGCAACGGTGTTGTAAAATTCAGCTTTCCAGTTTTCATTGTCATCCTGATACAATCTAAAAAGTTCTAAACCGGTAGAAGTTTGGTAATCTTTATAAACCCGAATTTCCTGATTATTAAATTTTAGATTTTCAATTTTCAAAATTTTATCATATTTCAGGTTGTTTTGACTCAACAAAAAATTGAATGGGATAATCAGAAAGCAGAAAAATAAATATCGAGTCATAATTTTAATTATCTTAAATTTCTTACCGTCACTTCAGGTTTTTCACCTTGTGGAACAATAAAGATGGCATTATCATTAATAGTATCTCCGGAATCAAAATAATAACTTCCAATGACAGGAAGTATATTGGTAACCGATTTTCCAGACTTGTCGTATGCGGTGTAAGATACATTAATCAACTGGGTTTTCATTTTTAGTTGAATTTTTTTAGAGGTCAGTTTTGCTCCCGTAGCATTTACGCAATCGAGTTCTACAATTCCGGTATCCATTACAATTTGAGGATAAGAGGTGAGTCTTATATTGTAAGATTTGTCTGATGTATTTTTTACAGAAGCTGATACTTTGTAGCGGTCAAAGTTTTTTCCTCCGGCTTGTATAC
The sequence above is a segment of the Chryseobacterium turcicum genome. Coding sequences within it:
- a CDS encoding alpha/beta hydrolase — encoded protein: MNLDYIVREPEHISPITPILFMLHGYGSNEQDLFSFRESLPADWIIVSFRAPKATQFEGYSWFDIDFNNPEQFIDIDQAKEVLESILANIMAITNKYGLTKNKTHLCGFSQGGILCYSLALKYPELFNYVACLSAYPEEKLLTDIVKDKKKLENLRFFVSHGSDDAIIPMEWGRKAADLLYDLSCYFTFREYMSGHGVNQKNYIDLMEFFSK